In one Longimicrobium sp. genomic region, the following are encoded:
- a CDS encoding pyridoxal phosphate-dependent decarboxylase family protein produces the protein MTDYSDSPRREAPVDLASVFLGPKAENADVFERLLLEAVRDHVFWRRNFHPEDGFEVTEAEKRTPAYERSITTLAQELMGLLGELKAGVPFFSPRYIGHMSSDLTMASLVGYFATMLYNPNNVAAEASPVTTRMELEVAGQLARMIGYDPARQWGHLTSGGTVANFEALWVARNVKYLPVAVRWAADELGLAGIGVRLPGGEGADLRAMDLWQLLNVAPEASLDLLEHFRDRVGDGMAAANAVTRHSLAGLGYQEFGRRLATQFGDAFPPAAVLVPSTAHYSWEKICRALGIGGAQLVHVPVDARFRMDPDALRSTLGTLAGRRQPVIACVSVIGTTEESAVDRLDLVAEVRDEAARRHGIAFHLHADAAWGGYAASITRGADGERRSYERALADYAPEPWPQEGVYRALVALERTDSVTIDPHKLGFIPYPAGAVSFRDLRVRDLVAVEAPYVFHAGGSDASYIGRFIFEGSKPGAAAAAVWMSHKVLPPDARGYGRLVGETARGALLLHRRIAAGDWAPFRLVALPEPDLNIVCFAIGHPSLVSLEETNALADRVYGAMSVSAGRSARDLEYVVTKTVLRAHEYGRAAEPVVRELGFTYDDYERAGGVGVIRCTVMDPFFAARRGKEDFVAGFAKALRKVLEQVL, from the coding sequence ATGACGGACTACAGCGATTCCCCGCGACGCGAGGCCCCGGTGGACCTCGCGTCGGTGTTTCTGGGGCCCAAGGCCGAGAACGCCGACGTCTTCGAGCGGCTGCTGCTGGAGGCGGTGCGCGACCATGTATTCTGGCGGCGCAACTTCCACCCCGAGGACGGCTTCGAGGTGACCGAGGCGGAGAAGCGCACGCCGGCGTACGAGCGCTCCATCACCACGCTGGCGCAGGAGCTGATGGGGCTGCTGGGCGAGCTTAAGGCCGGCGTGCCCTTCTTCAGCCCGCGCTACATCGGGCACATGAGCAGCGACCTGACCATGGCCAGCCTGGTGGGGTACTTCGCCACCATGCTGTACAACCCCAACAACGTGGCGGCCGAAGCCAGCCCGGTGACCACGCGGATGGAGCTGGAGGTGGCCGGGCAGCTGGCGCGGATGATCGGGTACGACCCGGCGCGGCAGTGGGGGCACCTGACCTCGGGCGGCACGGTGGCCAACTTCGAGGCGCTGTGGGTCGCGCGGAACGTGAAGTATCTCCCCGTGGCCGTGCGCTGGGCGGCCGACGAGCTGGGGCTGGCCGGCATCGGCGTGCGGCTGCCGGGCGGCGAGGGCGCGGACCTGCGGGCGATGGACCTGTGGCAGCTGCTGAACGTGGCGCCCGAGGCGTCGCTGGACCTGCTGGAGCACTTCCGCGACCGGGTGGGCGACGGGATGGCGGCGGCGAACGCGGTGACGCGGCACTCGCTGGCGGGGCTGGGCTACCAGGAGTTCGGGCGCCGCCTGGCCACGCAGTTCGGCGACGCCTTTCCGCCCGCGGCGGTGCTGGTTCCGTCCACCGCGCACTATTCGTGGGAGAAGATCTGCCGCGCGCTGGGGATTGGCGGGGCGCAGCTGGTGCACGTGCCGGTGGACGCGCGCTTCCGCATGGATCCGGACGCGCTGCGGTCCACGCTCGGCACGCTGGCCGGGCGCCGCCAGCCGGTGATCGCCTGCGTCTCGGTGATCGGGACGACGGAGGAGAGCGCGGTGGACCGGCTGGATCTCGTGGCCGAGGTGCGCGACGAGGCGGCGCGGCGGCACGGGATCGCCTTTCATCTCCATGCCGACGCCGCGTGGGGCGGCTACGCGGCGTCGATCACCCGCGGCGCCGACGGCGAGCGGCGGAGCTACGAGCGCGCGCTGGCCGACTACGCGCCGGAGCCGTGGCCGCAGGAGGGGGTGTACCGCGCGCTGGTGGCGCTGGAGCGGACCGACTCGGTGACCATCGACCCGCACAAGCTGGGGTTCATTCCCTATCCGGCCGGCGCGGTGAGCTTTCGCGACCTGCGCGTGCGCGACCTGGTGGCGGTGGAGGCGCCGTACGTCTTCCACGCGGGCGGGAGCGACGCGTCGTACATCGGCCGCTTCATCTTCGAGGGATCGAAGCCCGGCGCGGCGGCCGCGGCGGTGTGGATGAGCCACAAGGTGCTGCCGCCGGACGCGCGCGGGTACGGCCGGCTGGTGGGCGAGACGGCGCGCGGCGCGCTCCTCCTGCACCGCCGCATCGCCGCGGGCGACTGGGCGCCGTTCCGGCTGGTGGCGCTCCCGGAGCCGGACCTGAACATCGTCTGCTTCGCCATCGGCCACCCGTCCCTCGTCTCGCTGGAGGAGACCAACGCGCTGGCGGACCGCGTCTACGGGGCCATGAGCGTTTCCGCCGGGCGGTCGGCGCGCGACCTGGAGTACGTGGTGACGAAGACGGTGCTGCGCGCGCACGAGTACGGCCGCGCGGCGGAGCCCGTCGTGCGCGAGTTGGGCTTCACGTACGACGACTACGAGCGCGCGGGCGGCGTGGGCGTGATCCGCTGCACGGTGATGGATCCGTTCTTCGCCGCGCGGCGGGGGAAGGAGGACTTCGTGGCCGGCTTCG
- a CDS encoding endonuclease/exonuclease/phosphatase family protein, which translates to MRIVTWNCCRGPFAAKTAFLRELAPDVAVVQECARPAEESERVRWIGENPRQGIAVMAGEGWAVDPVEADAALPRWIVPFRVSGPISFTLIAVWAMPDRGSYSRAVCHGIDALSGLITSGPAVMAGDFNANPVFDRKRLRWTYAAIEARLHALGLASAYHEFHREPPGGESRATYYHMWRPDLAYHLDYCFVPREWLPSIRDVRVGSFDGWRGRSDHRPVVVDLHP; encoded by the coding sequence GTGCGCATCGTCACCTGGAACTGCTGCCGCGGGCCGTTCGCGGCGAAGACGGCGTTCCTGCGCGAGCTGGCGCCGGACGTCGCCGTCGTGCAGGAGTGCGCGCGGCCGGCGGAGGAATCCGAGCGGGTACGATGGATCGGGGAGAACCCGCGGCAGGGGATCGCGGTGATGGCGGGGGAGGGATGGGCGGTCGATCCGGTCGAGGCCGATGCGGCGCTGCCGAGGTGGATCGTGCCCTTCCGCGTCAGCGGACCAATCAGCTTCACGCTGATTGCCGTGTGGGCGATGCCGGACCGGGGGAGCTACTCGCGCGCGGTCTGCCACGGCATCGACGCGCTTTCGGGACTCATCACCAGCGGGCCGGCGGTGATGGCGGGCGACTTCAACGCGAACCCCGTCTTCGACCGCAAGCGCCTGCGGTGGACGTACGCGGCGATCGAGGCGCGGCTGCACGCGCTGGGGCTGGCCAGCGCCTACCACGAATTCCATCGCGAGCCGCCGGGCGGGGAGTCGCGCGCCACGTACTACCACATGTGGCGGCCGGACCTCGCGTATCACCTCGACTACTGCTTCGTCCCGCGCGAGTGGCTGCCATCGATCCGCGACGTACGCGTCGGCTCGTTCGACGGGTGGCGCGGGCGCAGCGACCACCGGCCTGTCGTGGTGGATCTGCATCCGTGA
- a CDS encoding AbrB/MazE/SpoVT family DNA-binding domain-containing protein, translating into MKTVTISPGYELSLPPELCRKLGISPGDELVIAATATGITLVPARDPRKLRGFLSGMNIDFEREPDRL; encoded by the coding sequence GTGAAGACCGTGACGATATCGCCCGGCTACGAGCTTTCGCTGCCGCCGGAACTCTGCCGGAAGCTCGGGATCAGCCCGGGGGACGAACTCGTGATCGCCGCTACGGCGACCGGGATCACACTCGTTCCTGCCCGGGATCCGCGCAAACTCCGCGGGTTTTTGTCGGGGATGAACATCGACTTTGAGCGCGAGCCCGACCGGCTTTGA